From the genome of Myxococcus xanthus:
CGGGGGCCGCATGTGCACAGCAAGCTCCGATTCGGTAGGTGCCTTGGATTCAGCCTACTGGGGCGAACGCGAAAGGGGGCCCGTCATTCGCTGGAGCGGGGGCTTTGATGGGTGGAGCCTCCTTGGAGTGGCGCGCGCCAAGAGGCTCATTTCTTGGGCAGGGCAGCCCGCCAATGGCGAAAAGCGGGCGTCGCGGTAACCAGTAGGTGGCAAGAGGCCTGCCATAATAGTCGAGGAGATTATACCTGTTGGGTTGCATTTGTGGGTGCGGGCGGGGATTTCTGGCTGAAGGAACTTGCTGCCTTGGGGCGGGCGTAGCTGTGCTGCGGCCCTCCATGTCCGACTTCCGCGAGGCCCTAAAGTCGATTTCGGAGTCCCCATGCTCCGAGCATCCTGGCTTCTCCGCTGCCCTGGCCTGTACTCGCTGCGGCACCTTCATCTGCGCCTTCTGTGCCTCGTCCCGGGCGGGCCTGTGCCTTCGGTGCCTCCACGCGGCTCCGGAGCTGGCGACGCGCAGGGCCCGGCTCGTGGCCAGCCTTATCGACGGCGCCGCGCTCGTGCTCCCGTCCCTGCTCCTGGGCGTCCTCCGGTGCCTGGCCGTGCCGGACGAGGCGGGGATGAAGGCTCCAGCCGTCTACGTCCCGGCGCTCCTCGCGTTGCTCGTGCAGGCAAGCCTGATTCGAGGCACAGGGGCGAGCCTCGGCAAGAGGCTCTTGGGAATTCGAGTCGTCCGGAGCGACGGCCGTCCGGCTGGGGTGTGGCGCATT
Proteins encoded in this window:
- a CDS encoding RDD family protein, coding for MSDFREALKSISESPCSEHPGFSAALACTRCGTFICAFCASSRAGLCLRCLHAAPELATRRARLVASLIDGAALVLPSLLLGVLRCLAVPDEAGMKAPAVYVPALLALLVQASLIRGTGASLGKRLLGIRVVRSDGRPAGVWRIALLRNALPIALCSYCGWFGLVDALFIVGEDRRCLHDWVAGTRVVKAPRAPRSFAARFVTG